The following proteins come from a genomic window of Malus sylvestris chromosome 4, drMalSylv7.2, whole genome shotgun sequence:
- the LOC126617806 gene encoding cytochrome P450 714A1-like has product MAEGFDQVVVICWSLVLIGVLSVVMRWLKEMWLKPARIRSVLWSQGIRGPPTSFIVGNIPEMKKIQSTIKVNPKPSDAKRVHHDWIPSCFPYLQRWEQEYGSVYMYSTGSKQHMYVSDPKLIRELKLHNSLDLGRPTYLSKSMQPLLGDGVIRANGHEWAYQKKLIAPEFFLDKVKGMVSLMEESTMATIKKWESHTRESEEGIAEITVDEDLKSQSADIISRACFGSSYSQGNEIFSKIAILQDALSHPSLLFGFLNFRFLPTENDKKVRTLRKEVDSLLLKLVRDRQKKIQLGGASEKDLLQMILESAATSTEMPSHKTDQFILDNCKTIYFAGSETTALSASWTLMLLALQPEWQERVRAEIVEVCGGVDQLHHCLQDVDKLRKMKTLTMVIQESLRLYGPGVIMAREALAEMKLGDLDVPKGIHIWTFIPAVHRDPENWGSDVNEFKPERFANGVSEACKYPQAYMPFGYGSRLCIGQTFATLQLKIVLSLVLSKFSFSLSPNYQHSPVYKMLLLPEHGIKLLVRRVRT; this is encoded by the exons ATGGCAGAGGGTTTTGATCAGGTAGTAGTGATATGTTGGTCACTTGTGTTGATCGGTGTTTTGAGTGTGGTGATGCGATGGCTTAAGGAGATGTGGCTGAAGCCTGCAAGGATTCGATCAGTGCTTTGGAGCCAAGGCATCAGAGGGCCACCAACTTCCTTCATTGTTGGGAACATCCCAGAGATGAAGAAGATTCAGTCCACCATCAAAGTCAACCCGAAACCATCTGATGCTAAACGTGTGCACCACGACTGGATTCCGTCATGCTTTCCTTATCTTCAACGATGGGAGCAGGAGTATG GTTCAGTATACATGTACTCAACTGGGAGCAAGCAACACATGTATGTGAGCGATCCCAAGTTGATAAGGGAGCTGAAACTGCACAACTCCTTGGATTTGGGTAGACCCACATATCTGAGTAAGTCAATGCAGCCCTTGCTAGGTGACGGCGTTATCCGGGCGAATGGGCATGAATGGGCTTACCAGAAGAAACTCATTGCTCCTGAGTTCTTCCTTGACAAGGTTAAG GGTATGGTGAGTCTGATGGAGGAATCTACAATGGCAACGATTAAGAAATGGGAGAGCCATACGCGTGAAAGTGAGGAAGGCATTGCTGAAATCACAGTTGATGAGGATTTGAAAAGCCAATCTGCTGATATCATATCAAGAGCTTGTTTTGGTAGCTCTTATTCCCAAGGCAACGAGATTTTTTCAAAGATTGCTATCCTTCAGGATGCCTTGTCTCATCCAAGCTTGCTCTTTGGGTTTCTCAATTTTAG ATTCCTTCCCAcggaaaatgacaaaaaagtaAGGACTTTAAGAAAAGAGGTGGATtctttgttgctcaaattaGTGAGGGATCGCCAAAAGAAAATCCAATTGGGTGGGGCATCTGAAAAGGACCTATTACAAATGATACTTGAAAGTGCTGCTACTAGCACTGAAATGCCTAGCCATAAAACAGACCAATTTATTCTGGACAATTGCAAAACTATCTACTTTGCAGGATCTGAGACCACTGCTCTATCAGCATCCTGGACCCTAATGCTACTGGCATTACAACCCGAATGGCAAGAACGCGTTCGTGCTGAGATTGTTGAGGTCTGTGGGGGTGTTGATCAGCTGCATCATTGCTTGCAAGACGTGGATAAATTGCGCAAGATGAAAACG CTGACAATGGTGATTCAAGAGAGCCTGCGCCTTTATGGACCTGGAGTCATAATGGCGAGAGAAGCTCTTGCAGAGATGAAGTTGGGGGACTTAGATGTGCCGAAAGGTATTCACATATGGACATTCATTCCAGCAGTGCACCGCGACCCTGAAAATTGGGGTTCGGATGTTAATGAGTTTAAGCCGGAGCGGTTTGCAAATGGGGTCTCAGAAGCATGCAAATATCCCCAAGCATACATGCCATTTGGTTATGGGAGTCGGTTGTGCATAGGCCAGACTTTTGCCACGCTACAGTTGAAGATAGTTCTCTCCCTGGTTCTATCCAAGTTCTCCTTTTCCCTTTCTCCAAATTATCAGCACTCCCCTGTTTATAAAATGTTATTGCTGCCTGAACACGGAATCAAACTCCTTGTTCGACGCG
- the LOC126618266 gene encoding uncharacterized protein LOC126618266: MATSLEPISENPVDFRAPPPSPVASGRLSSIANDEILTEFLEHPLQVLDLILPDKFFPNVCKVVESIVRNGCFQLVNHGISSELVRLVQAAATGIFNVSPEKRVEVTRSPEKPYGFEEVDAEEADNVLSEEFVWCRDQGLKLAMDGIAPIGYSNFRRNMCGVISP, translated from the exons ATGGCAACCTCCCTGGAACCAATCTCTGAAAACCCTGTTGATTTTCGTGCCCCGCCGCCTTCTCCCGTTGCCTCTGGTCGCCTATCATCAATCGCAAACGATGAAATCCTCACCGAATTCCTCGAGCACCCCCTCCAAGTCCTTGACCTCATCTTGCCAGACAAGTTCTTCCCCAA TGTTTGCAAGGTGGTGGAGTCCATAGTAAGAAATGGATGTTTTCAGCTGGTGAACCATGGAATTTCAAGTGAGCTTGTGAGGTTAGTGCAGGCTGCCGCCACAGGAATTTTTAACGTGTCACCGGAGAAGAGGGTTGAGGTTACTAGGTCACCAGAGAAGCCATATGGGTTCGAGGAAGTTGATGCTGAGGAGGCTGACAATGTATTGAGTGAAGAGTTTGTTTGGTGTAGAGACCAAGGCTTGAAGTTGGCAATGGATGGAATTGCCCCAATTGGATATTCAAATTTCAGGAGGAACATGTGTGGGGTTATCAGTCCCTGA